AAATAATTATCAGTGATAATTATCTGTCTTCTGAGGAGAAAGATCATAACTTATCAACAATATTGTATGCTGATAATCTAGCATACATAATATATACATCAGGATCTACAGGAACTCCAAAGGGAGTAATGGGTACGCACGAGAATTTAATTCAGTCATTAATATCAAGAACTAATTATTATAAAGAAGATAAGATAAGAAGTTTACTTGTAGTACCAGTATCATTTGATAGTTCTATTACAGCAATATTTTGGCCTTTAATCACCGGGGGAAGTGTTAATATTGTTCCGCAAATTGAGTATCTGGATCTTGAGAAGTTGTTAAATATTATTAAGAATAATAATATATCACATTTTCCTTGTCCACCTGTATTATATTTATCTTTACTAGAGACAGGAAGTAGTAAGCTTAGAAACTTAAAAGTTGTAGTTGTGGCAGGTGAGAAGTGTCCTGATAGGATATTGGAGCTACATTCTGAGCTGTTGAGTGATACATTATTATCGAATGAATATGGACCTACTGAAGTATCAGTATGGAGTAGTGCTAGTAGTATTTATGACAATGAAAGAAAATATAAGGTTGACAAAATTACAATAGGAAAGCAAAGACCAAATGTAGAATTATTTATCTTAGATGAAAAGATAAGAATATTACCGATAGGGATAAAGGGAGAAATATATATAGGAGGAAAAGGACTTGCTAGAGGATATGTTAATAGAGCAGATTTGACGGCTGAGAGATTTATAGCAAATCCATTTGGTAATGGTGAGCGTTTATATAAGACAGGAGACATAGGGCGGTATTTACACGATGGTAATATTGAGTATTTAGGAAGAAGTGATGAGCAAGTAAAGATTAGAGGTTATAGAATTGAATTAGGCGAAATTGAAAGTAACTTAAATGAGTTCGAGGGGATAAAACAAAGTGTAGTAACTGTCAAAGAAAAAAATAGTAATAAGTATTTAATAGGGTACTGCGTATCAGATAAAAAACTAGATAGTGATAGGATTATAAGTTACTTAGAAAGTAGAATACCTGAATATATGATACCTAAGTATTTTGTCTATATAGATAAAATACCACTTACTATTAATGGAAAGTTAGATAAAAGCGCATTGCCTGAGCCAGAGATTAATAGTAAGAATTACGTAGAAGCAAGAAATGAACTTGAGGTTAAGGTACGTAAGATATGGTTTGAGTTATTGAGCTTTGAAAAAGATAAGATAAGTATTACCGATGATTTTTTTAGACTAGGTGGAGATAGTATAGTTAGTATACAGCTGGTAAGTAAGTTAAGGCAGGAGTTAGGGTTAACCGTTAGTATTAAAGATATCTTTAAGCATAGAACAATACAAAAGTTGTTTGATAATGTCTTAAGTAAATCCTTAGTTAGAGAGATTAAAATAAAAGCGGAACAAGGAATTTTGGAAAGTTCTTTTGGGTTACTCCCTATACAAAAATGGTTCTTTTCTAATGATTTTATAAGACTAGGTCACTGGAACCAATCTTTTTTAATAAGAGTACCTGAATTAGATATCGCTAGATTAAAATTTGGTATTGCTAAACTCATAGAACATCATGATGTGTTTAAATTAAGATATAGTAAAGACCAGATTACAGGAGAATATTATCAGTATTACGATACGATGGTTAAAGTAGAAGATTTAAAATTTTTAGATCTAAGATCATTAAATATACAAGAAGAAAGCGATGAGTTTAAACATCTATTAGATATGGCACTAACTGAATGGCAAAGTAATTTTAATATAGAGAAAGGCCCCTTATATAATATAGGTTATATATTTGGTTATAGTGATAAAACAGCCAGAATATATCTAGCATTACATCATCTAATAATAGATACAGTAAGTTGGAGAATATTAGCTGAAGATTTAAAAAATTTATATATAGGTAATGAATTAGGTTTCAAAGGGAGTAGCTATCAACAATGGGTAAATTCAATAAAAAACTATGGCCTCAGGTATGAAGAAGAAAGAAGTTATTGGGATAGTATTGTAACTGATAAGCAGCTAAGAGTAACAGGAGAGGTTCATCAAATAAATATAGAGCTAAATGAGAGGCAAACTAGTCAACTACTAAAAGAAAGTAATAGAGCATATAATACTGAAGTAAATGATATTTTGTTAACGGCATTGGGGTATGGTTTAGTAGAAATTACTGGTGATAAAAGAAATTTGGTTACACTAGAAGGACATGGTAGAGAAGAGATCGATGATAGTATAGATATAACTAGAACCGTAGGTTGGTTTACTACTATGTATCCTGTAGTAGTGGAGATAACTGATGATATAGAAAGTAGTATAAAAATAGTTAAAGATAGTTTAAGGCAGGTTCCAAACAAAGGTATAGGTTATGGGGCTTTAATAGGTTATGGAAATAAGATATTACCAAAGATTGTTTTTAATTATTTAGGTCAGTTTAATAGGAAACAAGACAGTTGGCAAATCACAGAAGAAAGTAGTGGGATTTCTATTAATGAATTAAATAAAGATTGTAACGTAATAAATTTTAACGGTTTAGTAATAGAAAGTAAACTTAAATTTAGTATTGTAAGTAGATTAGACTATAACAGCAGTATAAAATTAGCTGAAACATTTAAGAATCAATTAGTAGCAATAATTAAATATACAATTTCCCAGTCAAGAAGTTGTTTAACAATCAGTGATATAACAAACATTATAAGTCAGCAATATTTAGATAGGCTGCAGAGAGATAAGGAAGTTGAAGGAATATATTTAGCTAATAGTTTGCAACAAGGTTTTATTTATCATGCTTTGCATCAAGGTATGATAGATGATGCTTATAAGGTACAGGTTGTATTTGATTATCAAGATATGATTGATCCTATGATGTTAGCGCAGGCATGGCAATATGCTCAAAATAAATATCCTAGTTTAAGATTAAGGTTTAGTTGGGAAGAAGAACTAGTACAAATAGTAGATAAAGAATGTGAGCTTGATTGGAGATATCTTGACATAAGTAAAGAAAGTAATCAGGAAGAACGAATTGAGGAGATTAAGAAAAAAGATA
This sequence is a window from Candidatus Trichorickettsia mobilis. Protein-coding genes within it:
- a CDS encoding non-ribosomal peptide synthetase — encoded protein: MDNIIDSGFMFIYQLFEKKVKELEEEVAVRCGDRELTYDELNKISNKIGWSLISKGVKTEDRIGIVMERSVEIVAAIIGVLKAGGCYVPIEPNCPEERLKFILEDAKIGMVLTQESLVDKFISYNGKIIISDNYLSSEEKDHNLSTILYADNLAYIIYTSGSTGTPKGVMGTHENLIQSLISRTNYYKEDKIRSLLVVPVSFDSSITAIFWPLITGGSVNIVPQIEYLDLEKLLNIIKNNNISHFPCPPVLYLSLLETGSSKLRNLKVVVVAGEKCPDRILELHSELLSDTLLSNEYGPTEVSVWSSASSIYDNERKYKVDKITIGKQRPNVELFILDEKIRILPIGIKGEIYIGGKGLARGYVNRADLTAERFIANPFGNGERLYKTGDIGRYLHDGNIEYLGRSDEQVKIRGYRIELGEIESNLNEFEGIKQSVVTVKEKNSNKYLIGYCVSDKKLDSDRIISYLESRIPEYMIPKYFVYIDKIPLTINGKLDKSALPEPEINSKNYVEARNELEVKVRKIWFELLSFEKDKISITDDFFRLGGDSIVSIQLVSKLRQELGLTVSIKDIFKHRTIQKLFDNVLSKSLVREIKIKAEQGILESSFGLLPIQKWFFSNDFIRLGHWNQSFLIRVPELDIARLKFGIAKLIEHHDVFKLRYSKDQITGEYYQYYDTMVKVEDLKFLDLRSLNIQEESDEFKHLLDMALTEWQSNFNIEKGPLYNIGYIFGYSDKTARIYLALHHLIIDTVSWRILAEDLKNLYIGNELGFKGSSYQQWVNSIKNYGLRYEEERSYWDSIVTDKQLRVTGEVHQINIELNERQTSQLLKESNRAYNTEVNDILLTALGYGLVEITGDKRNLVTLEGHGREEIDDSIDITRTVGWFTTMYPVVVEITDDIESSIKIVKDSLRQVPNKGIGYGALIGYGNKILPKIVFNYLGQFNRKQDSWQITEESSGISINELNKDCNVINFNGLVIESKLKFSIVSRLDYNSSIKLAETFKNQLVAIIKYTISQSRSCLTISDITNIISQQYLDRLQRDKEVEGIYLANSLQQGFIYHALHQGMIDDAYKVQVVFDYQDMIDPMMLAQAWQYAQNKYPSLRLRFSWEEELVQIVDKECELDWRYLDISKESNQEERIEEIKKKDREEIYDLAVSKLFRICLIKKKEDLYTCIFSSHHVILDGWSNPILLKYVHETYLKLLQCTVVDTQEDTAYIRAQQYLQHHAKDNEEYWKEYLNNIEGRLDLSSLILQEKQDVRLQEYKYIKDPRSQNIVIRGELYNQLKDLTQEVGVTLNAVLQYIWHKVLSIYSDSKRTIVGTTISGRNIPVDNIEQSVGLYINTLPLVVDHSKYRTVIETIKILQDDINELNSRSETNLANLQKGGERLFDSLFVYENYPDPIEKEKGDGNLKMVFKEVVEKADYPLSVVAYEAINKQELLLFIRYAGELFNNDTISELLEIMVKMVEQIIHDPETNRFEYLNLQKYQLITKEWNSTEVVYPVRCIHELIEEQVAKTPDNIAVVYGDTTITYRELNEKANRLANHLLSLGVLTETPVAIFMNRSLEMIVAILGILKAGGTYIPINSDSPKERLRYIVEDTKALILLTQAKLKESIADWFKVVIEVDAEDFNKHSELNHTNSVSIKNLAYIIYTSGSTGVPKGVMITHESLNNYIQYSK